The segment CGTTCGGATTTTGTGGGACGGCGAGCAAGTCGGTATCTTTTCGGGGATCACTGACTTTTGGCAAACGTTTACCGTGACCGTACGCGGCACCGATGCGGAAACGTCCCGCTTGGAGATTCAGGAAGTCGACGGTGTTGGCAATGATGGTGTCGGCGCGATGTTGGACAACCTGCGACTTGTTCCGGTTTCCAATCAGGCCGTTGAAAATGGAAGCTTTGAAGACAACGAGTCTGGCACCGTCAGTCAGGACGACGTTCCCGGTTGGAGTGTCTCAGCCGACGAAGACGAACGCCTGGCTGATATTCAAACCGGAACTGCGAGCGACGGGTCCCAGTTCGTTAACCTTGATCGCCAATCAGATAACTCAGACATTCTCTTCACAGACATCACGACCGAAAACGGCGGGATATACTTTGTTTCCTTCGACCTGCGATCCGAAAGCGGCGTCGTCGGCGAAGACGAAGAAGTTCGCGTCCGCTGGAACGACGAATGGGTTGGGACCTATCGTGGCAACTCCGACTGGCAAAGCTTCGGCTTTACGGTGCGAGCCGACTCCGATTTGACGCGACTGGTCTTCCGCGAGCCCGGTGGTGAGTTCACAGGTGATGGAGATGGTCCGCTGCTGGACAACGTCACGATCACAAAAGTCGTTCCGTCTCTTTCAGTTTCGGTAGGTGATACGACTGAGTTTGAGTTCACTGAGAACGACGGACAGCTGGAACTTGGTTCGGGAATTACGGCGATCAATTCGACGGTTAGCGATGCCATCACAGGATTCACGGTTTCGCTTCCTGCGTCGGCTGATTCCGCAACGGAAATCCTTCGCGTCGATGGCTTGGACTCATTTGTCGAATCGGAAGACGGAACGCTGACTTTCGAAGCAGATCTGAACTCGGACGAGTTCCTGACCGTGCTGCAGACGTTGACTTACGAAAATACATCGGACAATCCTGTTGCTGGCACTCGCTCGATCGCAATTCAGGTCAGCTCAGGAAGCGTCACGTCGCCGAGCGCGAACTTGACTGTCAACGTCACGCCCGTAAACGACGTACCGGTCATCACCGACATCGCTGATGGCATGGCTTCCGTCGATCAACTGTTCAATGTCCAGGCAACGGCGACTGATGCAGAAGACGAGACCATCACCTGGAGCGTTACTGCGGCTGGTAGTGCGATTCTCGACGGTGATGTTGAGCCAACGATCGATTCAGGCGGAACGATCAGCTGGACTCCAGCCCGGGAAGGTGCGGCTGTGTTTACTGTCCGAGCCACCGATGCGACGGGCGATTTTAGTGAAACGCAGTTCTCTGTGACCGCTACGGAGCAGACTTTTCTGGACACGGGAAATGTAATCGTGAACTCCGGAACGGACTTGCCACTGTTTGATTCGACCGCAGCGACGGATGATGCGATCGGAGAAACTCTGGCCGATTTTGAGGCTCAAACGATCACCGGCGAAGCCTTCAACAGCATCGAGCCTGGCGTGGGTCGAATTTACGCAGTGCTTGCGCACTGGTGTCCGTTCTGCAACGATGAACTTCCGGAAATCGTTGAATGGCTTGGCGACACTGATCTTGGTGACGACGTCGAATTTGTCGCGGCTGCGGTTTCCGTGGATCCGGATGACGAAACCTATCCACCGTCCCAATGGTTTAGTGATGCTGGATACGATGGGACGATCATCGTCGACAATACGCAAGCAAAACTGATGGACCTTCTTGGCACGGACCGGTTCCCATTCCTTGTTGGCGTCGATAGCAGCGGCGAAGTCGTTTATCGATCCCAGGGACTGTCAACGCAAGCACAGTTCGATGCGGCACTTGCTGCGGTTCGATCCTAGCGTTCACAAATTCTGCCGCTGGTAACTTTGAAGAAATAAGTTGCGGGCTTCGGAGCCGCCTGAAGGGTGGCTTCGTGTGTGAATCTTCATCACAATTCTGCAAGCGTGGGCTTGCGGAATTCGGCAACGTGTGCGCGAACGCGCGACTCTGAAACTTCGGGTGGGCAGGGCGGAGAATGTCTCTATAATGTGCGGTTCGCAAAATTCGAACCAACCATTCTGCCAGGAATACGCCGCCGTATGCCAGCTTCCGATATCGTTGTAAAAGGTGCTCGTGAACACAATCTTCAGAATGTTGACCTTGTCCTTCCGCGCAACCAGCTTATTTGCCTGACCGGAGTTTCCGGGAGCGGTAAAAGTTCGTTTGCGTTCGACACCGTTTTCGCAGAAGGACAGCGTCGGTATGTCGAAAGTCTGTCCAGTTTCGCGCGACAGTTCCTCGGCCAAATGTCGAAGCCGGACGTCGACCTGATCTCGGGTTTGAGTCCATCGATTTCGATTGCACAGAAAAGCTCCGGCAACAATCCGCGTTCGACCGTCGGAACGATCACCGAAATCTATGACTTTCTCCGAATTCTCTACGCACGGGTTGGTCAGGGCTTCTGCCCGAAATGTAACACGCCGATCACAGCGCAGTCCAAGGATCAGATCATCGGGAGCATTTTTACGCTTCCTGAAAACACCAGCTATTCGATTTTGGCTCCCGTCGTACGAGCTCAGAAAGGTGAGCACAAAGACCTGTTCGCCGAATTGCTGCGTCGCGGATACTCTCGTGCCCGCGTCGACGGCGAAACCGTTTCGCTCTCGAGTGAAATTAACCTCGACCGCTCCCGTCGCCACAATGTCGAAGTCGTCATCGACCGGTTGGTCGCCAGTCCCGCGATCCGCAGTCGTCTGACCGAGTCCGTCGAAGCTGCGCTCAAGATTGGCAAAGGAACGTTGGTTGTTGAGTTCGCCGACGAGTCTGCGGCACAGTCCGCGCCCGTGAATCCGGATGCGCCCGAAGCGGAATCGACCGGGAAAACGTCGCGACGTAAAAAGAAGACTCGTAACAAGAGCATCAGCGGTTCCGACAGCGATCGCGTTTACTCGGCCGACTACGCTTGTCCCGGCTGCGGTTTGGGTTTCTCGCCTCCGACGCCTCAGATGTTTTCCTTCAACAGCCCGCAAGGCATGTGCCTTGGTTGCGATGGCCTGGGCGATGTGTTCACCTTCGACCGCGATTTGCTGGTTCCCGAACCGCACAAGTCCTTCCAACAGGGCTGTTTCGAATTGCTTGGGAAATGGAAAGACCTCGGTCGTTGGAAACGCCACATCTATCAGGGTGTCGCGGACACCGTGGAACGCGAGTTGAATCTCGAAGCCGGTACGATGCTGGAAACTGCATGGGAAGACCTGACGGAACAGCAGCAGGACATGTGGCTGTACGGTACCGACGACATGCACATCACGTACACCTGGAAAGGTGGCAACTCGCCGATGAAGTACGGCGGGCAGTTTCCAGGAATCGTTTCGGAGCTGGATGAAAAGTACCAACAGCTGACCAGCGCTCCCAAGATTCGCAGCCTTGAAGCGTACATGAACGAGATCAAGTGCGTTGAATGTGGTGGCGCTCGACTCAATCGCCAGTCGCGAAACTTCCGGCTCAAAACGACGCACGAAAGTTTCGCGGACAAACCCGAACTTTCGCTGCCGGATGTTTGCAACCTGTCGATCGCTGAAGTTCGGGCCTTCTTCTCAGGTTTGGATCTGGACGACGTTCGCAACTACGTGGCCACCGAACCGCTCAAGGAGATCCGCAACCGGTTGGGATTCCTGCTCAACGTTGGCCTCGACTATCTGACACTCAATAGGACCGCACCGACGCTTTCTGGTGGCGAAACGCAGCGTATTCGACTGGCCGGACAAATCGGTGCCGGCCTGGTCGGCGTGCTTTATATTCTTGACGAGCCATCGATCGGTCTGCACGCCCGTGACAACGATCGGCTGATCAGCACGCTGGAACACCTTCGCGATCTTGGCAACACCGTCGTCGTGGTCGAACACGATGAAGACACAATGCGAGCGGCCGATTACTTGATCGACTTTGGGCCTGGACCGGGTGTGCGCGGCGGTGAAGTGGTCGTCGAAGGACACCCTTCGGAAATCATCAAGGACAAGAAAAGTCTCACAGCGCAATATCTGTCCGGTCGTTTGGAAATCGAAATTCCGGAACAGCGTCGTCTGACCGACCCGGAAAAGAGCTTGCGGATCACGAACTGCAAGCACAACAATCTGTTGGGCGTCGATGTCGAAATTCCGCTGGGGCGATTTGTCTGCGTCACTGGTGTTTCGGGAAGCGGGAAAAGTTCGTTCGTCAACGGGATTCTGAAAGAAGTTCTCAAGCAGGAACTTAACGGCGGAATCAGCGAAGCCGGTGAGTTCGGTGAGATCATTGGCCTCGAACATCTCGACAAAATGATCGCGATCGATCAGTCTCCGATCGGCCGCACACCACGTTCGAACCCGGGAACTTACGTCAAGCTGTTCGACGAAATTCGCAAGCTCTACACGCAGCTTCCCGAAGCCAAAACTCGCGGCTACAAAGCCGGTCGATTCAGCTTCAATGTTCGTGGCGGTCGTTGCGAAGCCTGTGAAGGCAACGGTTCGAACAAACTTGAGATGGATTTTCTGGCCGACGTTTGGGTCACGTGTCCGATTTGCCAGGGAGCCCGTTTCAATCGCGAAACGCTGCAGGTCCAATACAAAGGCAAGTCCATCGCGGACGTGCTGCAGATGGAGATCGAAGAGGCGTTGCACTTTTTCGAATCCATTCCTGCGATTCACAAAAAGTTGCTGACGCTGCAAGCCGTCGGGCTGGAGTATCTCAAAATCGGGCAACCGTCGCCAACGCTGTCCGGTGGTGAGGCTCAGCGAATCAAGCTGGCTCGCGAACTTGCCAAACGTTCAACCGGCAAGACGCTGTATTTGCTCGACGAACCCACCACTGGTTTGCACTTTGCCGACATTCGTTTGTTGCTTCAGGTCCTGCAGGATTTCGTCGAAGCAGGAAACACGGTGTTGGTCGTTGAGCATAATCTTGACGTGATCAAAACAGCGGACTGGGTCATCGATCTTGGTCCTGAAGGTGGCTCGGGCGGAGGTCAGTTGGTGATCAGTGGAACGCCTGAAGAGGTCGCGGCGTGCCCGGAATCGCATACCGGAAAGGCGATCGCCAAGGCACTTGAACCGCGAGCTGAAATTCCGGCTCCTGAGTCCGGCACGAAATCGATGACGCCGACGCTGGCGACGGAAATCAAAGTCCGTGGTGCGTCACAGCACAATTTGAAGACGCTTGATCTCGATGTTGAGCGAGACAAGATGACCGTGTTCAGCGGTCCGTCTGGCAGCGGGAAAAGCTCGATGGCGATGGACACCATCTACGCCGAAGGCCAGCGTCGCTATGTCGAAAGCCTCAGCTCGTACGCTCGCCAGTTCGTCAACCAGCTGGAAAAACCTCGCGTCGATCAGATCGAAGGACTCTCGCCAGCGATTGCGATCGAACAGAAAACGCTCGGTTCGACTCCCCGATCCACCGTCGGAACTGTCACGGAAGTTTATGACTACCTGCGGATCCTGATGGCTCGTTTGGGCACGCCGTATTGCCCGGATTGCGACAAACCGATTGGAACGCAAACTTCGGACGATATCGTCGACAAAATCCTGGCTTACGACGAAGGAACGCGGCTGTTGCTGATGGCTCCCGTCGCTCCGGAATCGGGACAGAGCTACGAACAGCTGTGGGATGATATTCGCGCCAACGGCTACCAGCGAGTTCGCATCGACAAAGAAACTCACGAAGTCGATTCGCTGCCCGCGCTCAATCCGCGCGGTTCGCACAAAGTCGAAATCGTTGTCGATCGCATCGTCGTCAAAAAAGGATCACGCTCGCGAATCGCGGACAGTATCGAGGCTGCGTTGTCGATCGGCGTCGGCGTCTGTCACGTTGCGGAACCGAACGAAGCCGTTCCGGAAAATTTCTGGAACGTCGTCAAACACTCACAGCATCTGGCCTGCCATTGCTGCGGTCGGTCGTTTGAAACGCTGGGTCCACACAACTTCTCCTTCAACAGCCAGCTTGGTTGGTGCACCGATTGCGAAGGTATTGGAACGCAAACTGGAGCCGATCCGAAAGTCATCATCGATGATCCGGAACTTTCAATCAAAGCCGGTGCGATTACGATTTGGCCTTCTTTGAAATCAAAAATGTCGGCCGGCATGCTGAAGGCCTGGACGACAGGAACCGGGATTCCGGACAACAAACCGTTCAACCAGTTGGACGCACGTCAACGACGGATGGTGTTCTTTGGAACGGGCGATCGTTGGTTTGAAGTCAAAGACAAAGAGGGCAACGTTCAGTTTTCGTTCCAGTTCAAAGGTCTCTATCCGACGATGGAAGAAGCCTCGCGGCGTTCGGCCACGCTTCGCACGCGTCTGCAGTCGTTGATCGGAGAAGTCGAATGTGGTGCATGCGGCGGAAGTCGATTGCGAGAAGACGCTGCCGCGGTTCGGTTCCGGGATTTGACGATCGACGGAATCTGCCGTTTGCCGATGGGCGAAATGGTCAAGACGCTCAAGAAATGGAAACTCGATAAACGCGAGAAGAAAATCGCGGGCGAACTAATTCGAGAAATCTCCAGTCGCATTTCGTTCCTGATCGACGTCGGATTGAGCTACCTCACGCTGAACCGAACGGCAGGTTCGCTGTCCAACGGCGAAGCCCAGCGAATCCGGCTTGCCAGCCAGCTGGGAAGCGGGCTGTGCGGCGTGCTGTACGTGCTCGACGAGCCCACGATTGGGTTGCATCCGCGAGACAATACCCGGTTGTTGGCGGCGCTTCATCGCCTGCGAGATCTTGGCAATACGCTAATCGTCGTGGAGCACGATCGCGAAGTCATCGAAAGCAGCGACTCGATCTGCGACTTCGGTCCCAAATCCGGTGTGCACGGCGGCGAGATCGTCGCGCACGGTCCGCCTGCTGAAATCGCCAGGAAAGGCCTGGGAACTACGGGGCCCTACCTCGGTGGCAAAGATGGAATTCCGATTCCGACCAACCGACGCCCTGCCCTTTCTCTCGACGCACCGCCGGTTGGGAAAAAGAAGAAAGCGACGAAGAAGAAAGCTCCCAAAAAGAAGATGATCGATGCTTCGTCGGAGGAAAGTCTGGCCATGACGCTGGACGTTGTCGGCGCCCGACACAACAACCTCAAAGACATCGAAGTCAAGTTTCCGCTGGAAGCCCTGACCGTCGTCACGGGACCATCGGGATGTGGCAAAAGTTCGCTGGTCAATGAGATTCTGTACAAGGCTCTTGCTCGCCGTTTGCACCGGTCGTCGCAAACGCCTGGACAGTTCAAAGGCATCCGCGGCCTGGAGGCGATCAATAAAGTTATTCGCGTCGACCAAACGCCGCTTGGCAACTCGCCGTCTTCAAACCCGGCGACTTATACCGGAGTGTTTGAGCAAATTCGTGAACTGTTTGCCAACTTGCCTGACTCGAAAGTTCGTGGCTATACGGCGCGTCGATTCAGCTTCAACGTTCCCGGCGGACGCTGTGAAGAGTGTACCGGCCAGGGAATGTACTGCATCGAAATGCACTTCCTGCCGGACGTCTGGATTCCATGCGAGACCTGTAAAGGGCAACGCTACAACGAAGAAACGTTGTCCGTGAAATTCAACGGTAAATCGATCGCGGACGTGCTGAACATGCCTTGCGGCGAAGCACTCCAACTGTTCCGCAAGATTCCCAAGATTCGTCGCACGTTGAAAACGCTTTGCGATGTCGGACTTGATTATGTAACCCTCGGCCAGAGCGCGCCAACGCTCTCCGGCGGTGAAGCTCAACGTGTGAAACTTTCGGCGGAACTCGCGCGTCCCGACACCGGACGAACGTTGTATTTGCTGGATGAGCCCACAACCGGTTTGCACTTTGAGGATCTCAAGAAACTGATCGAAGTCATCCAACGGTTGGTCGATGTCGGCAACACGGTCGTTGTCATCGAGCACAATCTTGACTTGATTAAGTGCGCTGACTGGGTGATCGATATGGGCCCTGAAGCCGGTTCCGCAGGCGGCGAAGTCGTCATCGCTGGTACGCCGGAAATGGTCGTCGAGTACGCCGAACAGGCCAAAGCTTTGGCAGAAGCCGACGCCAAGCCAAAGCCAGTCAAGAAGAAATCGAAAGCTTCACCAGCGAAGAAGAAAACGACCAAAAAGGCTGCTCCGATGCCACGCAGTTGGACCGGAGAAGCACTGGCTCCGACGCTTGCCGAAGGTCCGTTCTTTAAACGCGAAAAATACGATCCGGCGGCAGACGATGAGTGGCTTGAAGGCGATATGGATATCGACGAAGTCGGCGACGCCGTGCAGATGCCGTGGGAAACTGACGGGCGAACCTGGCACACCAGCGGACGGGTCGGTCGCAACGGAGAGATTATCAACTGGAACGGAAAAATTCTGGACGAGATCGTCGACCGAATCGAAAATTGTGAAGGCTTCAGCGATACCAGTTGGAATGAGCGTGCGACGGTTGAGATTTTCGGCGAAGTCAAAAAGAACGGCTGGTTCTTCAACGCTCTGACGGGCGACCCGTGGTTCGTGAAGCTCAAGTTCCGCGTTCGTCCGCGAACGTTCAAGCAGGAAGAGCTTCAGGACCGTATTCCGTTGCCGTCGCCAAACCAGATGGACCACTTGCCGGTTTACGGAAACTCGCCTCGCGTCCAGGTGAACAACACACGCGGCGGATGGCAAGAAGTCGAAATCAAAGCCCACTCGTGGGAAGAAATCGACATCCCTGAATTCTGGAAGTTTATCGACGAGTGTATCCAGAGTTTCACGGAGAAAGTTGAAAGTGTCGATACCGATATCAGTGAGCAAACTCCCTGGGCGAAGCTTGGTGAGAAATGGCACTTTATGAAAAAGGGTTTTACTGCCGGTGACATTAGTTGGGACATGAAAGTTCTGGAGACACTTCGTGATCTGCTACTTGAGGCGGCTCCGGAAGGTGAATTTCAGTGGACCAACGAGCAGGTTGTGCACTTCCGTTTGCCAGATAGTCAGGAACCATGGGCCAGTATTCAGACCAAGAAAGCAGAAGCCCTTACGTTACAGTTGGCGAATTCGGATGAGAACATGACGTTAGGGCGAGTCGCCGATCTGGCCGACGATCCGGAAGTCAGCACCGACGGAGACCGCCAGGTGGTTAGGCTTTCGTTCCGGGAAGTCAAGCAACTTAAAAATTCAAAATTCAGAGAATTTCTTGAGGAACATTTGCAGGGAGCGTGATCAAGAATCGATGCTGTCTGTCCGATAAGAACACAGGTTAATGTTTGCAAACAGGCAACGGTAACCTAAAATATAAACTCATCTGGCAACTACGGCTGAGGGACCAATTTTTGGGTTAACCGGAGTCACCAAAGGCTAGTGCTCAGCACGTCTGACTTCCGTTTTTCTCCCAGCGACTCCCATCGCTACGACCGCCGGATGAAATTTTTGCCGCATCGCAATTGCTTTGCGGTTTTTTTATGCGCCGATCCAACGGAAACCAGAACCATCGCATCCGCAATTTCAGCAGCGCGTTGTACATTCGCGCGAACCAGGGCTAAATTCATGGCTTGAAACGACCACCATTGAATCGAACCGGTTTTCGAAATGAAACTCAAACTCGCGTTGCTGTTCTCGCTACTGTCGGGACTGTGTTTTCTGCAACCAGCACCCTGCCACGCGGTGCAACTTGTCGACGGTGTCGATAAACAACCGCTCGTTGCCGCGACCAAGCGAATGATGGTTGCACTCGAAGCCGCCGGATCGCCGTTGTCAGTAGAAGCAACTGCGGCGCTTGAGAAAGCGTTCCGTAAACCCGGCGCCGAATCGGTTGCCGGGATCCAGAAAGTACTCGACCCGCTTTGCCTTGCGCACGTCGAAATCAACGCAGAGAGCCGAGTCAAAGTTCGGGTTGGCGAATGCAAAAAAGAACTGATGCAAAACGGATGGCGGGCCTTTCTGGTCAAAGTCCACAATATGGCCAGGATCAATCCGCTGTTGGTCGTCGAAAGCCCCAACGCGGCACCGGTTTATCAGCAAGGCAAATGGCCTCGGGAGCGTCCGCGCTCCGATGAAAAACTGGTCGATCAGGATGAAGTTCTCGATCGATTTTTGACCATTTCGATGCTCGACCGTCCTCCGCTGCAGCGAAAACTTTCCGGGCTGGAGCTCGAGTATCGCGTGCTGTTGCTGTACAGTCGCGACGCCGGTCAGCGAGAGGCTTCGTTATCGTTTCACATCGGCGCCGGCACAAAAGACATTGGCTTTCGCAGCGCCATGCCGGTTCTGTTTGACTGTCAGCGAGCCGTAGAAGTCAAACTCAACGTGCGGGATTTCGACAACAAACCAACGACGGCTTCGTTTGTCATCGTCGACGAACAGGGTCGCGTTTATCCGCACCAAAGCCGTCGGCTGGCGCCGGACTTCTTCTTTCACCGCCAGGTTTATCGTAGTGACGGCGAATCCGTTTGGCTTCCACCAGGCAAGTATTCATTTACGGTGTCACGCGGCCCCGAATATTTGCCGCTTGAGTTCAAGGAAACGATTGCCGATGCCAAATCGCATGAGTTGTCGATTCGACTTGAACGCTGGACGCATCTCGCGAAACGCAATTGGTTTTCTGGCGATCACCATATCCATGCGGCAGGCTGTTCACACTACGACAGCCCGACCGAAGGCGTCGGTCCCGAAGCCATGATGCGTCACGTGCGTGGAGAAGATCTCAACATTGGCAACGTGCTAAGTTGGGGGCCGTGCTGGTACACCCAGAAACAGTACTTCAATGGCGACGTTTCCAAACTGTCGACGCCCGAAAACATTCTGCGCTACGACGTCGAAGTCAGCGGCTTTCCATCGTCGCACTGCGGGCATCTTTGTCTGCTTAAGCTGGCCGAAGACGACTATCCCGATGCCGAAAACCTTGAAGACTGGCCAAGCTGGACGTTGCCGGTATTGAAGTGGGGCAAAGAGCAAGGCGGCATTGTCGGATACAGCCACAGCGGTTGGGGAATCGCGACACCGGATATCATGCCCGACGGATCACGCGGATTTCCGGAGGCACGTTGGGGCGGAGCGCCAGATGATTGGCGAGGCAAGCCATCGGAACTGTTGCCGGATTACGCGATGCCGCGTTTCGATGGAATTGGAGCCAACGAATACGTCGTGACCGCCGCGCACAATGTTTGCGATTTCATCTCAGCCGTCGATACGCCGGCGTTCTGGGAATTGAACATCTGGTATCACACGCTCAACTGTGGCATGACAACTCGCATCAGCGGTGAGACAGACTTTCCCTGCATCTACGATGACAAAGTTGGGCTCGGTCGCGTGTACGTAAAGTTTCCTGACGACACGCCGCTGAACTACAACACCTGGGTGGAAGGTTTGCGTGACGGGCGGAGTTACGTGTCCGATGGGCTGAGCCATATCGTTGACTTCAAAATCAATGGGCTTGGCGTTGGCGAGAAAGTCAACGATTCTTCAGCGAACAGTCGGATTGACCTGAAAGAACCGTCAACGGTGAAACTCAGCTTCGATGCAACGGCGATGCTTCCCCAATGGACGACGGAAGAAACTGAAGCCATCCGTGAACGGCGGCTTGATGAGAAACCGTATTGGCACATTGAGCGTTGCCGAATCGGATTGACCCGCACAGTGCCGGTTGAGATTGTCGTCAACGGTGAAGTCGTCAAAACTGAAATGCTGGTTGCTGATGGAAAATTCAACACGTTTGAAACGGAACTCAAAATCGAAAAATCATCCTGGGTTGCTGTTCGAATTCTTCCGTCGAGTCACACCAATCCGATCTTTGTCCACGTCGATGGGCAACCGATTCGGGCAAATTCAAAAAGTGCCCAATGGTGTATCGACGCTGTTGGCGTTTGTTGGGATGCGAAGAAACATCAGATTCGCGAATCCGAGCAGGAGGCTGCAAAGAAGGCTTACGACCAGGCCGCTGACGTGTATCGGAAGATTCTTTCCGAGTGCGTTGGAGACTGAGGGGCGGGACTTTAACATTTTTGTAACTGTCCAACTTATGGTCAAAACGGCGCCAGGTTACGCTTTCCTGCACATTTGCGGGTCCAGACGAGTGCTATTTCTTGTTGACTCTCCATCGCGGAGTTAACCTGTACATGTCCGGAAATACAGATGTCCCCGGAGCCCAAGACACTTTTGACTGCACACGAATGAATCGCAAACAGGGATTTACGCTCGTCGAGCTGTTGGTCGTTATCTCGATCATCGGAGTGCTTGTCAGTATGCTGTTGCCGGCTGTGCAAAGTGTGCGCGAAGCGGCTCGTCGAACCGAATGTCTCAACAACCTCAAGCAGATGGGGTTGGCGATCCATTCTTACGAAGGCGCGCATAAACAGATACCGCCATCGCGGCCGGCTGACGGATTTTTGACTTGGCCAACGTTGCTGCTGCCGTTCATGGAGCAGAAGAATCTTTGCAACGAGTTTGATATGCAAGCGCCTTACGCGATGCAGGATCCGAATGTGGTCAATCGTGGCGCCGCGGTCATGATTTGCCCAAGCCGTCGATCGTCCGTTGAGATCAGCAACTCCGAAAGTCATGACTGGCCTGTCGGCGTCGTTGGAGACTATGCCGGAAACGCCGGATCCCATGTGCACTTTCTCGATTTCGGATGGACGCTGTTCAGCGGCGATGCGGACGGCGTCTTCAACTCCGGACTGGCCAAAGACAACCCTGTCGTCGACGGACGGTTGGTCGGACCGATCAAAGGACGCTATACGTTTACTTCTGTTTCGGACGGGTTGTCTAATACGATTTTCGTTG is part of the Mariniblastus fucicola genome and harbors:
- a CDS encoding CehA/McbA family metallohydrolase is translated as MKLKLALLFSLLSGLCFLQPAPCHAVQLVDGVDKQPLVAATKRMMVALEAAGSPLSVEATAALEKAFRKPGAESVAGIQKVLDPLCLAHVEINAESRVKVRVGECKKELMQNGWRAFLVKVHNMARINPLLVVESPNAAPVYQQGKWPRERPRSDEKLVDQDEVLDRFLTISMLDRPPLQRKLSGLELEYRVLLLYSRDAGQREASLSFHIGAGTKDIGFRSAMPVLFDCQRAVEVKLNVRDFDNKPTTASFVIVDEQGRVYPHQSRRLAPDFFFHRQVYRSDGESVWLPPGKYSFTVSRGPEYLPLEFKETIADAKSHELSIRLERWTHLAKRNWFSGDHHIHAAGCSHYDSPTEGVGPEAMMRHVRGEDLNIGNVLSWGPCWYTQKQYFNGDVSKLSTPENILRYDVEVSGFPSSHCGHLCLLKLAEDDYPDAENLEDWPSWTLPVLKWGKEQGGIVGYSHSGWGIATPDIMPDGSRGFPEARWGGAPDDWRGKPSELLPDYAMPRFDGIGANEYVVTAAHNVCDFISAVDTPAFWELNIWYHTLNCGMTTRISGETDFPCIYDDKVGLGRVYVKFPDDTPLNYNTWVEGLRDGRSYVSDGLSHIVDFKINGLGVGEKVNDSSANSRIDLKEPSTVKLSFDATAMLPQWTTEETEAIRERRLDEKPYWHIERCRIGLTRTVPVEIVVNGEVVKTEMLVADGKFNTFETELKIEKSSWVAVRILPSSHTNPIFVHVDGQPIRANSKSAQWCIDAVGVCWDAKKHQIRESEQEAAKKAYDQAADVYRKILSECVGD
- a CDS encoding DUF1559 domain-containing protein, whose protein sequence is MNRKQGFTLVELLVVISIIGVLVSMLLPAVQSVREAARRTECLNNLKQMGLAIHSYEGAHKQIPPSRPADGFLTWPTLLLPFMEQKNLCNEFDMQAPYAMQDPNVVNRGAAVMICPSRRSSVEISNSESHDWPVGVVGDYAGNAGSHVHFLDFGWTLFSGDADGVFNSGLAKDNPVVDGRLVGPIKGRYTFTSVSDGLSNTIFVGEKHLDPKHLREPDGWADGCIYNGDQPATFTRIGGILLQMARSADAGFPPGEQPVWGSAHPGTSNFVLGDGSVHSYDVDMDGEVLFRLCSRNDGLSVNGDQR